DNA sequence from the Pseudomonadota bacterium genome:
TTCTCAAAATGCATCCCTCTTCTTTTTTCCTGATGAGAATATGGGAAGGAATATCTCCCATATGCTGGGCATTAAGGATGATGAGATATTTCTGTGGAATCCTGAAGATGGGACAAAAGGTGCAAATAAGGAGTTGTTAGAGAAGGCAAGGGTATTTGTGTGGGAGGGGTTCTGTATTGTTCACAGGGTGATGAACCCTTCTGATGTTGAGAATCTGAGAAGGAAGCATGAAGGTATTAAAATCATTGTCCATCCAGAATGTACACCGGAAGTTTTTAACCTGGCGGATTTTGCCGGTTCAACAAGCTTTATCAAGAACACTATAGAAAAGTCGGAACCTGATTCAAAGTGGGCAATCGGGACAGAGTGGAATTTTGTAAACAGATTAAAGAACCAGAATCCAGATAAACTTATTGTTCCTCTTAAGGAATCAAGATGTAAGGAAATGGCTAAGGTTACCCCTCAAAAGCTACTCGAGGTGCTTGAGGGACTAATGGAAAGAAAATTTAATGGCAGGGTTACCGTTGATGAGGAAATATCAAGGGATGCAAGGTTGGCTTTAAAGAGAATGCTGGAGATTGTATAGAATGAATAAGGATAAAAAGCACTATTGTGATGTATTGATTATTGGGTCTGGTATTGCAGGTCTTGCAGCGGCTATTACAGCCTCTGAACTCGGACTTAATGTAATAGTTATAAATAAAGAGGCATCTTTGCACGAATCTAACACCTATTATGCTCAAGGAGGAATTGTTACATTAGGAGAGGATGACCCTCCGGAGCTTCTTATGGACGATATTATACGCGCAGGTGATGGGATTTCAAACCGTGAAGCGGTGAAAATCCTTGCTCATGAGGGTCCATCTCTTGTGGAGAATTTTCTGGTAAAAAAGGTTGGTGTACCTTTTGAACGCTCTGAAAAAGGTGAATTTGAATATGCTAAAGAAGCAAGCCATTCCAGGCGGAGAATACTATACTCTATGGATACAACGGGGAAGACAATAGAAGAAAATCTTGTAAAAAAGGTTAAAGATATAAAGAAACTGAGACTCTTTACAAACTATACAGCTATTGATCTGCTTACCATACCTCACCATTCCACAAATCCCCTTTCCCTTTATATGGAACCTCAATGTATCGGGGTTTATGTACTTAATAATCTGGATGAGCAGGTTGAAAGGATATTCTCTACTTATACAATTCTTGCTGCAGGAGGACTTGGCAGAATTTACCTCCACACTACCAACCCCCATTCTGCCACAGG
Encoded proteins:
- the nadA gene encoding quinolinate synthase NadA; this translates as MDTQKPLLERKEILKRIEQAKDKLGRDLIILAHFYQDDDIVRFADFVGDSLQLAEKASKDKDARYIVFCSVSFMAEMARILCSPEQEVLHPEPYARCPLADMAAIEQVEGAWIELKKLNKKIIPVVYVNSNANLKAFCARNGGMVCTSSNVKQVFNHVFSQNASLFFFPDENMGRNISHMLGIKDDEIFLWNPEDGTKGANKELLEKARVFVWEGFCIVHRVMNPSDVENLRRKHEGIKIIVHPECTPEVFNLADFAGSTSFIKNTIEKSEPDSKWAIGTEWNFVNRLKNQNPDKLIVPLKESRCKEMAKVTPQKLLEVLEGLMERKFNGRVTVDEEISRDARLALKRMLEIV